CTGAAGGCACCTCAGATCCTGGTGCTGGCACCGACCCGCGAACTGGCGGTGCAGGTTGCTGAAGCTATGACTGATTTCTCCAAACACATGCATGGTGTGAATGTTGTTGCTCTGTACGGTGGCCAACGTTATGACGTACAGTTGCGCGCTCTGCGTCAGGGGCCACAAATTGTGGTAGGTACACCAGGTCGTCTATTGGATCACCTGAAACGCGGCACCTTGAATCTCTCTAACCTGAGCGGCTTGGTATTGGATGAAGCCGATGAAATGTTGCGCATGGGCTTTATCGAAGACGTAGAAACCATCATGGCTGAGATCCCGGCTGAACATCAGACCGCACTGTTCTCCGCTACCATGCCAGAGGCGATCCGCCGTATTACCCGCCGCTTTATGAAAGATCCACAGGAAGTGCGCATTCAGTCCAGTATAACTACCCGTCCAGACATCAGCCAGAGCTATTGGACGGTGCACGGCATGCGTAAAAACGAAGCGCTGGTACGCTTCCTGGAAGCCGAAGATTTTGACGCAGCGATCATTTTTGTGCGCACCAAAAATGCCACGCTGGAAGTGGCCGAAACGCTGGAGCGCAGTGGTTACAGCAGCGCTGCGCTGAACGGTGATATGAACCAGGCGTTGCGCGAGCAGACCTTGGAACGTCTAAAAGATGGTCGTCTGGACATCCTGATCGCCACCGACGTTGCGGCCCGTGGTCTGGATGTTGAACGCATCAGCTTGGTAGTAAACTACGATATCCCGATGGACTCCGAGTCTTACGTTCACCGTATTGGCCGTACCGGCCGAGCAGGCCGCGCAGGCCGTGCGCTATTGTTTGTGGAAAACCGTGAACGTCGCCTGCTGCGCAATATTGAACGTACCATGAAGCTGACTATCCCAGAAGTAGAACTGCCCAACGCAGAACTGCTGGGTGAGCGTCGTCTGGCCAAATTTGCCGCTAAAGTTCAGCAACAACTGGAAAGTCGCGATCTGGACATGTACCGTGCGCTATTGGCTAAACTGCAGCCGGAAGAAGAGCTGGACATGGAAACCCTGGCTGCCGCATTGCTGAAGATGGCTCAGGGTGAACGTCCGCTAATTCTGCCGCCGGATCCCGTATTCAAGCCACGTCAGCGTCGTGAGTTCAATGATCGTGACGATCGTGGCAATGATCGCCGCCGTAATATACGTTCAGACAGCCGTGACGGTGACCGTCCGCGCCGTGAACGTCGTGACGTTGGTGAGATGCAACTCTACCGCATTGAAGTGGGTCGTGATGACGGTGTGGAAGTTCGTCATATCGTTGGCACTATCGCTAACGAAGGTGATATCAGCAGCCGTTACATCGGTAATATCAAGCTGTTTGCTTCCCATTCCACCATCGAACTGCCGAAAGGGATGCCGGGCGAGATCCTGAATCACTTCACTCGCACCCGTATCCTGAACAAGCCGATGAATATGCAACTGCTGGGTGATGCGCAGCCGAATGAACGCAGTGGACATAGCCGTCTATTCAACGGCGAACGCCGTGAAGGTGCACCGCGTCGTTCCGCTGGTGGTGGAGACCGTCGCAGCGGTAATTTCAACCGTGACGGTAAACCAGCACCGCGCCGTGATGACTCAGCGCCTACGGTTTCTCGCCGTCGGTTTGGTGATGCATAACCGCAGATTTGACCGTTCGTGGTCAGTGGTACAGAGAACCAGCTTACGGGCTGGTTTTTTTATGCAGCGAAATCTGAAACGTCAATGGTTTAACAGGCTCGCTGTCATTATCATAAAAAGAGGATATATTGGAGCGAATTGAGATGGGAACAAGATTATCTCTATTTACCGCTTACCCTTTGGGAGTCGACAT
The sequence above is drawn from the Serratia symbiotica genome and encodes:
- a CDS encoding DEAD/DEAH family ATP-dependent RNA helicase, whose product is MTTEFEISFADLGLSAPIISALTDLGYEKPSPIQAECIPHLLNGRDVLGMAQTGSGKTAAFSLPLLHNLQADLKAPQILVLAPTRELAVQVAEAMTDFSKHMHGVNVVALYGGQRYDVQLRALRQGPQIVVGTPGRLLDHLKRGTLNLSNLSGLVLDEADEMLRMGFIEDVETIMAEIPAEHQTALFSATMPEAIRRITRRFMKDPQEVRIQSSITTRPDISQSYWTVHGMRKNEALVRFLEAEDFDAAIIFVRTKNATLEVAETLERSGYSSAALNGDMNQALREQTLERLKDGRLDILIATDVAARGLDVERISLVVNYDIPMDSESYVHRIGRTGRAGRAGRALLFVENRERRLLRNIERTMKLTIPEVELPNAELLGERRLAKFAAKVQQQLESRDLDMYRALLAKLQPEEELDMETLAAALLKMAQGERPLILPPDPVFKPRQRREFNDRDDRGNDRRRNIRSDSRDGDRPRRERRDVGEMQLYRIEVGRDDGVEVRHIVGTIANEGDISSRYIGNIKLFASHSTIELPKGMPGEILNHFTRTRILNKPMNMQLLGDAQPNERSGHSRLFNGERREGAPRRSAGGGDRRSGNFNRDGKPAPRRDDSAPTVSRRRFGDA